A section of the Vicinamibacterales bacterium genome encodes:
- a CDS encoding DUF4159 domain-containing protein produces MTRRWFVRLAVLALLALAVALPALAQRGRRFGFFMPASAAPIKYDGRFVIVRLWYQAYPGWSFDYPDMEQNLTAIMNEITSLRVNPDGSNIFRMDDPELLKFPIAYLSEPGYWYPTDSEAAGLRNYIAKGGFVIIDDFHFPEEWRVFEDAMRKVLPDGRIVRLDRSHPVFNSFFSIKSLDVPYPGRLGEQGLTGEFYGIHEGNDPAKRLLVVINYNMDIGDYMEHSGQGLYAVDPTNEAYKFGVNYFIYGLTH; encoded by the coding sequence ATGACGCGCCGCTGGTTCGTCCGTCTCGCGGTTCTGGCGCTGCTCGCGCTCGCAGTGGCGCTGCCGGCACTCGCCCAGCGCGGCCGCCGTTTCGGCTTCTTCATGCCCGCGTCCGCCGCGCCGATCAAATACGACGGCCGCTTCGTCATCGTCCGGCTCTGGTACCAAGCCTATCCGGGCTGGTCGTTCGATTACCCCGACATGGAGCAGAACCTGACGGCGATCATGAACGAGATCACGTCGCTGCGCGTCAACCCGGACGGCAGCAACATCTTCCGCATGGACGATCCGGAGCTGCTCAAGTTTCCGATCGCGTACCTCTCGGAACCCGGCTACTGGTATCCGACCGACAGTGAAGCGGCCGGTCTGCGCAACTACATCGCCAAGGGCGGCTTCGTCATCATCGACGACTTCCACTTTCCGGAAGAGTGGCGCGTGTTCGAGGACGCGATGCGCAAGGTCCTTCCCGACGGCCGCATCGTCCGGCTCGATCGCTCGCACCCGGTGTTCAACAGCTTCTTCTCGATCAAGTCGCTGGACGTGCCGTATCCCGGCCGGCTCGGCGAGCAGGGGCTGACCGGGGAGTTCTACGGCATCCACGAGGGCAACGATCCGGCGAAGCGGCTGCTCGTCGTCATCAACTACAACATGGACATCGGCGATTACATGGAGCACTCCGGCCAGGGGCTCTATGCCGTCGATCCGACCAACGAAGCCTACAAGTTCGGCGTCAACTACTTCATTTACGGTCTGACGCACTGA
- a CDS encoding M56 family metallopeptidase, with amino-acid sequence MTNVSLPLVIDAVAKASLVLAVAALAAAALRRASASARHFVWTLGLLSALAAPALSIALPRWELPIVVVAAPEPATTGTPAPVSRPAPSLRRAGAVTASPAAPSPSASINSATRPALPSWPVLALLVWGIGASIILARLAIGLIAVQWMSRRMPVVADAPWLAQAQSLASALGLTRVRFLRGAAGTMPMAWGIVRQSVVVPADADAWPAHRVRVVLLHELAHVKRRDCLTHLVAQLACAAYWFNPLVWMAARRLRAERERACDDLVLASGTRGSDYADQLLDIARVMQAGRFPAVFAGASLAMAQRSQLEGRLMAILDPSVPRRGLSRARAAAGAAVFTAVMVAIASVQPWAEERSEAAIDASLADAAAANPPAAQAPGKAAAEAPQAPGDKRIGGVQGGVSGGIAGGVASSVSAAVAGAVASGVVSGVAGGVPGGITGGIADGVVGGVISAIGDGVASGISEAMTQAAREIEREQEREQGKDARGRRDPRTVNALMEALKDTDKDVRETAMHALVQMRDGRIFDPLVMALKDASADVREQAAFGLGQLRDARAITPLAAALKDIDADVREQVVFALGQLRAAGVADAIAQALRDSSPSVREQAAFALGQIRDKKAIEPLVSALKDENASVREQAAFALGQMRAGAAIEALVVALKDSNPSVREQAAFALGQIGDPRAIDGLMAALKDTNASVRQQAAFALGQIR; translated from the coding sequence ATGACGAACGTTTCACTGCCCCTCGTGATCGACGCCGTCGCCAAGGCGTCGCTCGTTCTGGCGGTCGCCGCGCTCGCCGCTGCGGCGCTGCGCCGCGCCTCCGCATCGGCCCGCCATTTCGTCTGGACGCTCGGGCTGCTCAGCGCGCTTGCCGCGCCGGCGCTCTCGATCGCGCTTCCACGCTGGGAGCTGCCGATCGTCGTGGTCGCGGCACCCGAACCGGCGACGACCGGGACGCCGGCGCCTGTGTCGCGTCCGGCGCCGTCGCTGCGGCGCGCCGGCGCCGTCACGGCTTCGCCGGCCGCTCCCTCCCCCTCGGCGTCGATCAACAGCGCCACCCGGCCGGCGCTGCCGTCGTGGCCGGTGCTCGCGCTGCTCGTCTGGGGAATTGGCGCGTCCATCATCCTGGCGCGGCTGGCGATCGGACTCATCGCGGTGCAATGGATGTCGCGGCGGATGCCGGTCGTCGCCGACGCGCCGTGGCTCGCGCAGGCGCAGTCTCTCGCCTCGGCGCTCGGGCTCACCCGCGTCCGCTTCCTCCGCGGCGCCGCGGGGACGATGCCGATGGCGTGGGGGATCGTGCGTCAGTCGGTCGTGGTGCCGGCGGATGCGGACGCCTGGCCCGCGCATCGCGTGCGCGTCGTCCTTCTGCACGAGCTGGCGCACGTGAAGCGGCGGGACTGCCTGACGCACCTGGTGGCGCAGCTCGCGTGCGCCGCGTACTGGTTCAACCCGCTCGTCTGGATGGCGGCGCGGCGGCTGCGCGCCGAACGCGAGCGGGCGTGTGACGATCTGGTGCTCGCCTCCGGCACGCGCGGCTCCGACTACGCCGATCAGCTGCTCGACATCGCCCGTGTGATGCAGGCCGGCCGGTTCCCTGCCGTGTTCGCCGGCGCCAGCCTGGCGATGGCGCAGCGGTCGCAGCTCGAAGGACGGCTCATGGCGATCCTCGATCCGAGCGTGCCGCGCCGCGGTCTGTCCCGTGCACGCGCGGCGGCCGGCGCCGCGGTCTTCACTGCTGTCATGGTGGCGATCGCCTCCGTCCAGCCGTGGGCCGAGGAGCGCAGCGAGGCGGCGATCGACGCGTCCCTCGCGGACGCGGCGGCGGCAAACCCGCCTGCCGCGCAGGCGCCAGGCAAGGCGGCCGCTGAAGCACCGCAGGCGCCGGGCGACAAGCGGATCGGCGGCGTCCAGGGTGGCGTCAGCGGCGGCATTGCCGGCGGCGTCGCGAGCAGCGTCAGCGCGGCGGTGGCGGGCGCGGTGGCCTCCGGCGTCGTCAGCGGCGTGGCCGGCGGCGTCCCGGGTGGCATCACCGGCGGAATCGCCGATGGTGTCGTGGGCGGCGTCATCTCGGCGATCGGCGACGGCGTGGCGAGCGGGATCTCCGAGGCCATGACGCAGGCCGCGCGGGAGATCGAGCGCGAGCAGGAGCGCGAACAGGGGAAGGATGCCCGGGGCCGCCGCGATCCGCGCACCGTGAACGCGCTGATGGAGGCACTGAAGGACACCGACAAGGACGTGCGGGAGACGGCGATGCACGCGCTCGTCCAGATGCGCGACGGCCGCATCTTCGATCCGCTCGTGATGGCGCTGAAGGACGCGAGCGCTGACGTGCGCGAGCAGGCGGCCTTCGGTCTCGGCCAGCTGCGCGACGCGCGGGCGATCACTCCCCTCGCGGCGGCGCTCAAGGACATCGACGCCGACGTCCGCGAGCAGGTGGTGTTCGCGCTCGGGCAGCTGCGCGCCGCCGGCGTGGCGGATGCGATCGCGCAGGCGCTGCGCGACAGCTCGCCTTCGGTTCGCGAGCAGGCGGCGTTCGCGCTCGGCCAGATCCGCGACAAGAAGGCGATCGAGCCGCTGGTCTCGGCGCTCAAGGACGAGAACGCCAGCGTCCGCGAGCAGGCCGCGTTCGCGCTCGGGCAGATGCGCGCCGGCGCGGCGATCGAAGCGCTGGTGGTCGCGCTGAAGGACTCGAACCCGAGCGTGCGCGAGCAGGCGGCGTTCGCGCTCGGGCAGATTGGCGATCCCCGCGCCATCGACGGATTGATGGCGGCCCTCAAGGATACGAACGCGTCGGTGCGCCAGCAGGCGGCGTTCGCGCTCGGCCAGATCCGGTAA
- a CDS encoding HEAT repeat domain-containing protein, producing MRPWLIVAALLAIAPQKDAAAAAAGLASADPATRARAACELRALGGQAASALPRLVAMLEDGSPVDAAVCGERTWGHGRFRAAQEMTSPGEQAASALVAIGTPAFDPLAKALTAPVWIARTHAAWALGALGNRRAVPVLSRSLADTEPNVRKRSAWALGALDASEAVPALVEALKDADAGVREQAAWALGAIGDRRAVDGLIGALADSVASVRKQAAWALGALGDSRAVQGLMKALKDSDAGVRKQAAWALGAIGS from the coding sequence ATGAGGCCCTGGCTGATCGTCGCGGCGCTGCTCGCCATCGCGCCGCAGAAGGACGCCGCGGCGGCCGCGGCCGGACTCGCCTCCGCGGATCCGGCGACGCGCGCCCGCGCCGCCTGTGAACTGCGTGCGCTCGGCGGGCAAGCGGCATCGGCGCTGCCGCGCCTGGTCGCCATGCTCGAGGACGGCTCGCCGGTCGACGCCGCCGTCTGCGGCGAACGCACCTGGGGGCACGGGCGGTTCCGCGCCGCACAGGAGATGACTTCCCCGGGCGAGCAGGCCGCCTCGGCCCTGGTGGCCATCGGGACGCCCGCATTCGATCCGCTGGCGAAGGCGCTCACCGCGCCGGTGTGGATCGCGCGCACGCATGCCGCGTGGGCGCTCGGCGCGCTGGGCAACCGCCGCGCCGTGCCGGTGCTGTCGCGCAGCCTCGCCGACACGGAGCCGAACGTGCGCAAGCGCAGCGCCTGGGCGCTCGGCGCGCTCGATGCGTCGGAAGCGGTGCCGGCGCTGGTCGAGGCGTTGAAGGACGCCGACGCCGGCGTCCGCGAGCAGGCCGCCTGGGCGCTCGGCGCGATCGGCGACCGTCGTGCCGTCGACGGTCTCATCGGCGCGCTCGCCGACTCCGTCGCGTCGGTCCGCAAACAGGCGGCCTGGGCCCTCGGGGCGCTCGGCGACAGCCGCGCCGTGCAGGGCCTCATGAAAGCGCTGAAGGACAGCGACGCCGGCGTGCGCAAACAGGCGGCCTGGGCCCTCGGCGCGATCGGCAGTTAG
- the mscL gene encoding large conductance mechanosensitive channel protein MscL → MWKEFKEFAARGNVIDLAVGVIIGAAFGKIVSSLVSDIIMPPIGLLIGRVDFKNLFVSLNGESYASLADAQKAGAPTINYGMFLNTLLEFVIVAFAIFMIVRWVNRLAPRPAPAPPEPTKTCPLCASQIPVAAKRCPFCTSTLS, encoded by the coding sequence ATGTGGAAGGAGTTCAAAGAGTTCGCGGCACGGGGGAACGTCATCGACCTTGCCGTCGGCGTGATCATCGGCGCGGCGTTCGGGAAAATCGTGTCGTCGCTGGTCAGCGACATCATCATGCCGCCGATCGGACTGCTGATCGGGCGCGTCGACTTCAAGAACCTGTTCGTCTCGCTCAATGGCGAGTCCTACGCGTCGCTCGCCGACGCGCAGAAAGCCGGCGCGCCGACGATCAATTACGGCATGTTCCTCAACACCCTGCTGGAGTTCGTCATCGTGGCGTTCGCGATCTTCATGATCGTGCGGTGGGTCAACCGGCTCGCGCCACGTCCGGCACCCGCTCCGCCAGAGCCGACGAAGACCTGTCCGCTCTGCGCCTCGCAGATCCCGGTCGCTGCCAAGCGATGCCCGTTCTGCACGTCGACACTGTCGTGA
- a CDS encoding HEAT repeat domain-containing protein, with amino-acid sequence MSPLAVFVRTLLKSSAIFIGVTAIFLHPQLEWRAASQQNAVGARQGGREGTIDALIEALKDPDAGVRRTVIRTLASMNSTRAVPALIGAMKETDADTRAVVVSALGELSDARALPALRDALKDENVNVRLRAASALGELGDRSAVDALIGAAKDTSPDVRRRAISALGELGDERALDTLMQALKDQDAAVRRSAAAAIAEISGGNPARPHPRPRPRPRPNPNPNPNPNPRPVVR; translated from the coding sequence ATGAGCCCACTCGCCGTATTCGTTCGCACGCTGCTGAAGTCGAGCGCGATCTTCATCGGCGTCACCGCGATCTTCCTGCACCCGCAGCTCGAATGGCGCGCCGCGTCGCAGCAGAATGCGGTCGGCGCGCGCCAGGGCGGACGCGAAGGGACGATCGACGCGCTGATCGAAGCGTTGAAGGATCCCGACGCCGGCGTCCGCCGCACGGTCATCCGCACGCTCGCGTCGATGAACAGCACCCGCGCGGTGCCGGCGCTCATCGGCGCGATGAAGGAAACCGACGCGGACACCCGCGCCGTGGTCGTCAGCGCCCTCGGCGAGTTGAGCGACGCGCGGGCGCTGCCGGCGCTCCGCGACGCCCTGAAGGACGAGAACGTCAACGTCCGCCTGCGCGCCGCCTCGGCGCTCGGCGAGCTCGGCGACCGCAGCGCGGTCGACGCGTTGATCGGCGCGGCCAAAGACACGAGTCCCGACGTGCGCCGCCGCGCGATCTCCGCGCTCGGCGAGCTCGGCGACGAGCGCGCGCTCGACACGCTGATGCAGGCGCTCAAGGATCAGGACGCCGCCGTGCGGCGCAGCGCGGCGGCGGCGATCGCCGAGATCTCGGGCGGCAACCCGGCGCGTCCGCATCCGCGGCCGCGGCCGCGGCCCCGGCCGAACCCGAATCCGAATCCCAATCCGAATCCTCGTCCGGTGGTGCGGTGA
- a CDS encoding DegT/DnrJ/EryC1/StrS family aminotransferase produces MSPLALNGGPPVRTRPFPAWPVFGAAEEERLLRVLRSGRWGRLDGDEVASFEERFAAMHGCRHGIAVVNGTVALKIALLAAGIAAEDEVIVPPYTFVATATAVLEANAIPVFADVDLATFNLDPQAVAAALTARTKAVIPVHFAGQPAEMDAIAALARARGIAVIEDAAHAHGAAYRGRPAGSLGDLATFSFQSSKNLTAGEGGIITTNDDDLARACRSIHNCGRVPEGVWYEHHVVSGNYRLGEFQGALLGCQLDRLEAQAQTRERNGRRLARELSRVPGVHVQSRSEACTRHAYHLFVVRIDPAAFGAPRAAVRDALEAEGIPCSAGYGYPLPDQPLFRSRAFGPYVPGARDRLDYASARCPNSDVLCREQALWLGQNLLLGPDDDVDDIVTAFAKVHAHRHELSALA; encoded by the coding sequence GTGTCGCCACTCGCGCTGAACGGAGGACCGCCCGTCCGAACCCGCCCGTTTCCCGCGTGGCCCGTCTTCGGCGCGGCGGAAGAAGAGCGGCTGCTGCGCGTGCTTCGCAGCGGCCGTTGGGGACGCCTCGACGGCGATGAAGTCGCGTCGTTCGAAGAGCGGTTCGCCGCCATGCACGGCTGCCGTCATGGCATCGCGGTGGTCAACGGCACCGTCGCGCTGAAAATCGCGCTCCTCGCCGCCGGCATCGCCGCCGAGGACGAGGTCATCGTCCCCCCCTATACGTTCGTCGCGACGGCGACCGCGGTGCTGGAGGCCAACGCGATTCCGGTGTTTGCCGACGTCGACCTCGCGACCTTCAACCTCGATCCCCAGGCGGTCGCAGCTGCGCTGACGGCGCGCACGAAAGCCGTGATCCCCGTTCACTTCGCCGGGCAGCCGGCCGAGATGGATGCGATCGCCGCGTTGGCCCGCGCGCGCGGCATCGCCGTGATCGAAGACGCCGCGCACGCCCACGGGGCGGCCTACCGCGGACGCCCCGCCGGATCGCTCGGCGATCTCGCCACCTTTTCGTTCCAGTCGAGCAAGAACCTGACCGCCGGCGAAGGCGGCATCATCACGACGAATGACGATGACCTCGCGCGGGCGTGCCGCTCCATCCACAACTGCGGCCGCGTGCCGGAAGGCGTCTGGTACGAGCATCACGTCGTGTCGGGCAACTACCGCCTCGGCGAATTTCAAGGCGCGCTGCTCGGTTGTCAACTTGACCGGCTGGAAGCTCAGGCGCAGACGCGCGAGCGCAACGGCCGGCGGCTCGCGCGCGAGCTGTCGCGCGTCCCGGGTGTGCACGTGCAGTCCCGATCCGAGGCCTGCACGCGTCATGCGTACCACCTGTTCGTGGTGAGAATCGATCCGGCGGCATTCGGCGCGCCGCGCGCGGCGGTGCGCGACGCGCTCGAGGCAGAAGGGATCCCGTGTTCGGCGGGCTACGGCTACCCGCTTCCGGATCAGCCGCTGTTTCGCAGCCGGGCGTTCGGGCCGTACGTGCCCGGCGCCCGGGATCGGCTCGATTACGCTTCGGCGCGCTGCCCCAACAGCGACGTGCTCTGTCGTGAACAGGCGTTGTGGCTCGGGCAGAACCTGCTGCTCGGTCCGGATGATG
- a CDS encoding GNAT family N-acetyltransferase translates to MHTGEKGTVSAARIRPARAGDEPGAYRVCLLTGHNGENGEPFYGEDPDALGRIFVGPYLAFEPDLSFVLEDEEICGYVLGALDSRAFYRRYEEEWRPGLCGGFAAPQGNPATWTPVQRVYHAYHRPDYFCPDPYDEYPSHAHIDLLPRAQGRGHGRRMMDRLLAELRGRGSGGVHLGVSALNTRAQGFYAHLGFRELTRTGSGDDACVYMGLRL, encoded by the coding sequence ATGCACACCGGAGAGAAGGGCACCGTGAGCGCCGCGCGCATCCGTCCGGCGCGCGCCGGGGACGAGCCGGGCGCCTACCGCGTGTGCCTGCTCACTGGCCACAACGGCGAGAACGGGGAGCCGTTCTACGGAGAGGATCCGGACGCCCTCGGCCGGATCTTCGTCGGGCCGTATCTGGCGTTCGAACCTGACCTGAGTTTCGTGCTCGAGGACGAGGAGATCTGCGGGTACGTCCTCGGGGCCCTGGACTCGCGCGCCTTTTACCGGCGGTACGAGGAGGAATGGCGCCCGGGACTGTGCGGGGGCTTTGCTGCGCCACAGGGGAATCCCGCGACGTGGACGCCGGTGCAGCGCGTCTATCATGCGTATCATCGGCCCGACTATTTCTGTCCGGATCCGTACGACGAGTACCCGTCGCACGCGCACATCGACCTGCTGCCGCGCGCGCAGGGGCGCGGCCATGGGCGCCGGATGATGGACCGGCTGCTGGCTGAGCTGCGCGGTCGCGGCAGCGGCGGCGTCCACCTTGGGGTGAGCGCGCTGAACACGCGCGCGCAGGGGTTCTACGCGCACCTCGGATTCCGTGAGTTGACGCGCACGGGATCGGGAGATGATGCCTGCGTCTACATGGGCCTCAGGCTTTGA
- a CDS encoding BlaI/MecI/CopY family transcriptional regulator, which translates to MNSSHHRDLSRRERQILDILYQRGQATAAEVQTALPEPPSYSAVRALLRILEEKGHVRHEQDGPRYVYLPTVPRDNAQKSAMRHLLRTFFDGSAEQAISALLDDSSAKLSAAELDRLARMIDTARKSGV; encoded by the coding sequence ATGAACAGCAGCCATCATCGGGATTTGAGCCGCCGGGAGCGGCAGATCCTCGACATCCTTTATCAGCGCGGCCAGGCCACCGCGGCCGAGGTCCAGACCGCCCTTCCCGAGCCGCCGAGCTACTCGGCCGTGCGGGCGCTCCTGCGCATTCTCGAGGAAAAAGGGCACGTCCGGCACGAACAGGACGGCCCGCGCTACGTCTATCTCCCCACGGTGCCGCGCGACAACGCCCAGAAGTCGGCGATGCGCCATCTGCTGCGGACCTTTTTCGACGGATCCGCGGAACAGGCGATTTCGGCGCTCCTCGACGATTCCTCCGCCAAGCTGTCGGCGGCAGAGCTGGATCGCCTGGCGCGCATGATCGACACGGCGCGGAAGAGCGGAGTCTGA
- a CDS encoding ABC transporter permease, with the protein MRNLLNDLRYSARLLRRSPGFTAVAVAALALGIGANTAIFSVIDTLLLRPLPYSNPDRIAVVWEHNLPRDRRNNVVSPGNFIHWRELNQAFTEMSAVSMTFRTTLTGAGDAVELPLQMVSGNLLRVLGVRPALGRDFEPQEDAPRAAVALISDRLWRQRFGADPAVVNRTVTMNGQPTLIVGVMPPGFSILDKNVDVWSTIGLPPSARTPRGRWICVVGRVKDGVTMAQAQEDMKRVHAELTARFPAFNTGWTANVVPLKQQLTGDVRPALWVMLGAVGFVLLIACANVGNLVLARATARQRELAVRAALGADRGRLVRQMLAESLLLSLLGAAAGLGLAWSGLLALRTTVAERLPIVRLEQVGINGKVLLFAIAAAVVSALVFGIAPALTSAGAKLTDTLKDGGRSGSAARGARVRSAFVVVEIALALILLVGAGLLLRSFVTLLRVDPGFDPARTITVKVSIPTSRYPDAERQQAFFNQLFERFDALPGVIATGSTSFLPMAGLGAATGFAIVGQPRPPAGQEPVTDVRVVANNYFKAMGVPVLRGRAFDARDNGTGVRRVIVNQALANRHFRGQDPIGKSIIVSWNDEAPDEIVGVVGDVRQQDLETEPRATIYWPPGRFTYPFATIAIRTAGDPRSIVSAAVDALHQIDPNVAAADIRTMEDVLDTSVAQRRLTMMLLAGFAGLALILAAVGIYGVIAYSVTQRTQEIGIRMALGAQRGAVMRLVLGEAMTLAAVGLAAGAGGAWLLTRLMQKLLYGVTPSDPLTFATVAAALALVAAAAAAVPGLRATRVDPVVALRAE; encoded by the coding sequence ATGCGGAACCTGTTGAACGACCTGCGGTACTCGGCCCGACTCCTTCGCCGCTCTCCCGGGTTCACCGCCGTCGCCGTCGCCGCGCTGGCGCTCGGCATCGGCGCCAACACGGCGATCTTCAGCGTCATCGATACGCTGCTGCTCCGTCCGCTGCCCTACTCCAATCCCGATCGGATTGCCGTCGTCTGGGAGCACAACCTGCCGCGCGATCGCAGGAACAACGTGGTCTCGCCCGGCAATTTCATTCACTGGCGCGAGCTGAATCAGGCCTTCACCGAGATGTCGGCGGTGTCGATGACATTCCGGACGACGCTCACCGGCGCCGGTGACGCCGTGGAACTGCCGCTCCAGATGGTTTCGGGCAACCTGCTGCGCGTGCTCGGCGTGCGTCCGGCGCTGGGCCGCGACTTCGAGCCGCAGGAAGACGCGCCGCGCGCCGCCGTGGCGTTGATCAGCGACCGTCTGTGGCGCCAGCGCTTCGGCGCGGATCCGGCCGTCGTCAATCGCACCGTCACGATGAACGGGCAGCCGACGCTCATCGTCGGCGTGATGCCGCCGGGCTTCTCCATTCTCGACAAGAACGTGGACGTCTGGTCGACGATCGGCCTGCCTCCTTCAGCGCGCACGCCGCGCGGGCGATGGATCTGCGTCGTCGGCCGGGTGAAGGACGGGGTGACCATGGCGCAGGCGCAGGAGGACATGAAGCGCGTCCACGCCGAGCTGACGGCGCGCTTTCCCGCCTTCAATACCGGGTGGACGGCGAACGTCGTCCCGCTCAAACAGCAGCTCACGGGCGACGTGCGCCCGGCGCTGTGGGTGATGCTCGGCGCGGTCGGCTTCGTGCTGCTGATTGCCTGCGCCAACGTCGGCAATCTCGTTCTCGCGCGGGCCACGGCACGGCAGCGGGAGCTCGCGGTCCGCGCCGCGCTCGGCGCCGACAGGGGAAGGCTCGTCCGCCAGATGCTCGCAGAGAGCCTGCTGCTGTCGCTGCTCGGCGCCGCGGCCGGCCTCGGGCTCGCCTGGTCGGGGCTGCTTGCCCTGCGGACAACGGTCGCGGAACGTCTGCCGATCGTCCGGCTGGAACAGGTCGGCATCAACGGCAAGGTTCTCCTGTTCGCCATTGCGGCGGCGGTCGTCAGCGCGCTCGTCTTCGGCATCGCGCCGGCGCTGACCTCCGCCGGGGCGAAGCTGACCGACACGCTGAAAGACGGCGGACGGTCGGGCTCTGCGGCGCGCGGCGCGCGCGTACGGAGCGCGTTCGTGGTCGTCGAGATCGCGCTCGCGCTGATCCTTCTCGTCGGCGCCGGCCTGCTGCTCCGGTCGTTCGTGACGCTGCTGCGCGTCGACCCCGGATTCGATCCAGCGCGCACCATTACGGTCAAAGTCTCGATCCCCACGTCGCGGTATCCCGATGCGGAGCGGCAGCAGGCGTTCTTCAATCAGTTGTTCGAGCGCTTCGATGCGCTGCCCGGCGTGATCGCGACCGGCAGCACGAGCTTCCTGCCCATGGCGGGGCTCGGCGCCGCGACCGGGTTCGCGATCGTCGGTCAGCCCAGGCCGCCAGCCGGGCAGGAACCGGTGACCGACGTCCGCGTCGTCGCCAACAATTACTTCAAGGCCATGGGCGTTCCGGTGCTGCGCGGACGCGCATTCGACGCGCGGGACAACGGCACCGGGGTCCGCCGCGTGATCGTCAACCAGGCGCTCGCCAACCGGCACTTCCGCGGACAGGATCCGATCGGCAAGAGCATCATCGTGAGCTGGAACGATGAAGCGCCGGACGAGATCGTCGGCGTCGTCGGCGACGTGCGCCAGCAGGATCTGGAGACGGAACCGCGCGCGACGATCTACTGGCCGCCGGGACGCTTCACCTATCCGTTTGCGACGATCGCCATTCGCACCGCCGGCGACCCCCGCTCGATCGTGTCCGCTGCCGTCGATGCGCTGCACCAGATCGATCCGAACGTCGCCGCGGCGGACATCAGGACGATGGAGGACGTGCTGGACACGTCCGTGGCGCAACGGCGGCTGACGATGATGCTGCTCGCCGGGTTTGCGGGCCTGGCGCTGATTCTCGCCGCCGTCGGCATTTATGGCGTCATCGCCTACTCGGTGACGCAACGGACGCAGGAGATCGGCATCCGGATGGCGCTCGGCGCGCAGCGGGGGGCCGTCATGCGGCTGGTGCTCGGCGAAGCGATGACGCTGGCCGCCGTCGGCCTCGCCGCGGGCGCCGGCGGCGCGTGGCTGCTGACGCGGCTGATGCAGAAGCTGTTGTACGGCGTCACTCCGTCGGACCCGCTGACGTTCGCGACCGTCGCCGCGGCGCTGGCGCTCGTGGCGGCGGCGGCAGCCGCGGTGCCGGGCCTCCGGGCGACACGCGTGGATCCGGTCGTCGCGCTGCGCGCCGAGTGA